In Betaproteobacteria bacterium, a single window of DNA contains:
- a CDS encoding M10 family metallopeptidase C-terminal domain-containing protein → MFKTITRDSSRVNLSDTDGGTDWLDMSAMTDDLIVKMQQGNNSTVGGITFLRIALGTEIENLVTGDGDDTLTGSRGSNAIYGMRGDDDIFSADGDDLLSGGAGNDTLRAGRVTTSSCSIALLTHRRTWTPSSTSISFTTMTCPPTTSGSVTWYSRRSRSAPSPRRDSWSAPPPRTRSTVSSTTMPRGRCTTTPTVSAARRRSSSRSSISSRP, encoded by the coding sequence GTGTTCAAGACGATCACGCGGGACAGCTCTCGCGTGAACCTGAGTGACACCGATGGCGGCACCGACTGGCTCGACATGTCGGCCATGACCGACGACCTGATCGTCAAGATGCAGCAGGGGAACAACTCCACGGTCGGAGGCATCACGTTCCTGCGCATCGCGCTGGGCACCGAGATCGAGAATCTCGTGACCGGCGACGGCGACGACACCCTCACCGGCTCCCGCGGAAGCAACGCGATCTACGGCATGCGGGGCGACGACGATATCTTCTCGGCCGACGGCGACGACCTGCTCTCGGGCGGTGCGGGCAACGACACGCTGCGGGCGGGGCGGGTAACGACGTCTTCCTGTTCGATCGCCCTCTTGACGCATCGACGAACGTGGACACCATCATCGACTTCGATTTCATTTACTACGATGACGTGCCCGCCGACCACATCTGGCTCGGTCACATGGTATTCTCGGCGCTCGCGCTCGGCACCCTCACCGCGGAGAGATTCGTGGTCGGCGCCGCCGCCACGGACGCGCTCGACCGTATCATCTACGACGATGCCACGGGGGCGCTGTACTACGACGCCGACGGTGTCGGCGGCGAGGCGCAGATCCAGTTCGCGCAGTTCGATCAGTTCGCGACCGTGA